A genomic region of Plasmodium malariae genome assembly, chromosome: 14 contains the following coding sequences:
- the PmUG01_14052300 gene encoding conserved Plasmodium protein, unknown function, translating to MTVTLDNFNDQKIYSFQNKRKYNCCLNFTRFTKRRNKNNDNYRDSKINIKTALIKNEVIDDDNEEFNDNNLMRTCHRFKLYKHSSNKIEIYYPYDKKKLDKYDYERDQTFCSLTDLEDMNNEDKRSKFFYYKNKSINDYKSCFEKKNKKTKWFRLREKKKKDYIMEESLKYLNESVCSNYKDANKNNNIDGPSKYTKNCVLNSTVNGIRGFSAWIF from the coding sequence ATGACTGTTACATTAGATAACTTTAAtgatcaaaaaatatatagttttcaaaataaaagaaaatataactGCTGCTTGAATTTTACAAGATTCACAAAAAGAAGGAATAAGAATAACGATAATTATAGggatagtaaaataaatattaaaacagcGTTAATCAAAAACGAAGTAATTGATGATGACAATGAGGAgtttaatgataataatttaatgagAACTTGTCACAGATTTAAGTTATATAAGCatagtagtaataaaatagaaatatattacccatatgataaaaaaaaattagataagTATGATTACGAAAGGGATCAAACGTTCTGCTCCCTTACAGACTTGGAGGATATGAATAATGAAGATAAAagaagtaaatttttttattataaaaacaaaagtatAAATGATTATAAATCATGctttgaaaagaaaaataaaaaaacaaaatggtTTAGattaagggaaaaaaaaaagaaagattaTATAATGGAAGAAAGTCTGAAATATCTAAATGAGTCCGTGTGCTCGAATTATAAAgatgcaaataaaaataataacatagaTGGTCCTTCCAAGTATACTAAAAATTGTGTCTTAAACTCTACTGTTAATGGAATAAGAGGTTTTTCAGCATggatattttga
- the APC10 gene encoding anaphase-promoting complex subunit 10, putative, translating to MRKSQEVNYVGHFVQCHEYNNRRGGKDNNEGDENYEVSSNSEGDENYEVSSNSEGDENYEVRSSVQGKENDRVRLRSKYDFFVKGKGQIPNDKESNFCYDHVKKNCSYDENDEDYDISDSMENTAIKNKKNNFLSNIICELNMSLKNDIVCAKDLGENIKMVKNNLPKIKVGKKYVEVGRLGIWKLSSSKYKSDMKNLKDNNANTYWQSSSLGPHTITIQFIKLTKISKICLLFNYSLDESYTPYEITINVGSDENHLEFLCSTFCDVNKYPFNDPFWFIIDLKKFHFFSYLYNFNQKVLKKTDFIYCHCLQICILSSQHYGKDTRIRQIKVFSPNYTFYKYDKMLT from the coding sequence atgcgCAAGAGTCAAGAGGTTAACTACGTAGGACATTTCGTACAATGTCATGAATATAACAATAGAAGAGGAGGCAAGGATAACAACGAGGGTgatgaaaattatgaagTCAGTTCAAATAGCGAGGGTgatgaaaattatgaagTCAGTTCAAATAGCGAGGGTgatgaaaattatgaagTCCGCTCAAGTGTCCAGGGTAAAGAAAATGATAGAGTTCGTTTAAGAAGTAAGTATGATTTCTTTGTTAAAGGTAAAGGTCAAATTCCAAATGATAAAGAGAGCAACTTTTGCTATGAccacgtaaaaaaaaattgtagctatgatgaaaatgatgaaGATTATGATATTTCTGATAGTATGGAAAATACAgcgataaaaaataagaaaaataattttctaagTAACATAATATGTGAGCTAAATATGTCtcttaaaaatgatattgtCTGTGCTAAGGATTTGggtgaaaatattaaaatggttaaaaataatttgccaaaaataaaagtaggtaaaaaatatgttgaaGTTGGACGTTTAGGTATTTGGAAATTATCAAGTAGCAAATATAAATCtgatatgaaaaatttaaaagacaACAATGCTAATACGTACTGGCAATCATCTAGCCTAGGGCCACATACAATTACAATACAATTTATAAAGCTTACTAAAATTTCTAAAAtttgtttactttttaattactCATTAGATGAATCTTATACACCATATGAAATAACGATAAACGTAGGAAGTGATGAAAATCATCTTGAGTTTCTTTGCAGTACCTTTTGtgatgtaaataaatatccCTTTAATGATCCTTTTTGGTTTATaattgatttaaaaaaattccattttttttcatatctttacaattttaaccaaaaagttttaaaaaagacAGATTTTATATACTGTCATTGCTTACAGATTTGTATATTATCTAGTCAACATTACGGGAAAGATACGCGCATAAGGCAGATCAAAGTCTTCAGTCcaaattatactttttataaatatgataaaatgcttacat